One window of the Salvia miltiorrhiza cultivar Shanhuang (shh) chromosome 6, IMPLAD_Smil_shh, whole genome shotgun sequence genome contains the following:
- the LOC130988626 gene encoding uncharacterized protein LOC130988626, whose protein sequence is MTTKIPHQLEPWSQLKGKIVMITGASSGIGLEFCVDLAKAGYRIVAAARRINNLNSLCDQINKIDVPTDVSCRALAVELDVTAGGPTICECVDKAWDAFGRIDVLINNAGVNGIKATSIEMSEEEWENVVKTNFKGSWLLSKYVGARMRDSGRGGSIINISSVFGLNRTQYRGSLAYSSSKSGLDSMTKVMALELGDYNIRVNSIAPSLFRSAMTESLFRQSNYKLVKNMVENSVPLRTHGTINPALTSVVRYLIHDSSSYISGNIFIVDAGGSLPAFPIFSSL, encoded by the exons ATGACGACTAAAATCCCTCACCAATTGGAGCCATGGTCTCAACTCAAGGGCAAAATCGTCATGATCACCGGCGCCTCCTCCGGTATTGGCCTCGAGTTCTGCGTTGACCTCGCCAAGGCCGGCTATAGAATCGTCGCCGCCGCACGtagaatcaacaatctcaactCTCTTTGTgatcaaataaacaaaatagaCGTCCCGACTGACGTTTCGTGTCGAGCTCTCGCGGTGGAGCTCGATGTCACGGCCGGCGGCCCGACCATCTGCGAGTGCGTGGACAAAGCTTGGGATGCGTTTGGGCGCATAGATGTTTTGATCAACAATGCTGGTGTTAATG GGATTAAGGCAACATCAATAGAGATGTCGGAGGAGGAATGGGAAAATGTGGTGAAAACAAACTTTAAAGGCTCTTGGTTGCTCTCCAAGTACGTCGGAGCACGGATGCGAGATAGCGGCCGCGGCGGCTCAATCATCAACATCTCATCAGTTTTTGGCCTAAATCGCACACAATATCGCGGTAGTCTTGCCTATAGTTCCTCGAAATCTGGCCTTGATTCTATGACCAAG GTTATGGCACTCGAGCTTGGTGATTACAATATTAGGGTGAATTCAATCGCACCATCATTGTTCAGATCCGCGATGACTGAAAGTTTATTTCGACAGAGTAATTATAAGTTGGTAAAAAATATGGTGGAAAATTCAGTTCCACTGAGAACACATGGAACCATTAATCCAGCATTGACATCTGTGGTTCGTTATTTGATTCATGATTCTTCCAGCTACATCTCGGGCAATATCTTCATCGTTGATGCCGGTGGATCTCTCCCAGCTTTTCCCATTTTTTCTTCACTTTGA